From the Mesoaciditoga lauensis cd-1655R = DSM 25116 genome, the window ATACTGAAATAGGGAATCATTATGTGGGGGCTATTGTGAATGGGAGAATGGTTCCGATTGGTCATAAGTTGCACAACGGCGATCGCGTGCGAATATTAGTGGATAAAAACAGCTCTGGTCCCAGCTTGGATTGGTTGAAATACGCCAAGAGTTCAAGAACAAAAGCCAAGATAAAGAAATTCTTAAGGGACAAGTTTGCTCAAGAATACGTATCAAGAGGTCAGGAAATTCTTCGAGAAGTGGTAAAAAAATATCACTTATCTCTCGAAGATTTCTTTAAACTGGATAAAGTAAAACACTACTTTGAAACGCACCATATAGAAAGTGAAAGAGAGTTTAAACTAAGGCTGGGAGAGGGGGCCATAACTTCTTTTCAGATAGAAAATTTGTTGGAAGAAAAAAAGGCAAAAGAAGTTCCGCTCCAACGCTTAAAAAGACCAGAGGGCAAAGAAATACTGATAGAAGATTTAGACGGAATAGAATTTCACTTGGCAAAGTGTTGTAATCCCGTTCCCGGTGATCCAATAGTAGGAATCGTGACAAGAAGCCATGGAATAAGTATTCACACGGCAAACTGCAAGAACGTGAAAAACGTTGATAAGAGTAGAATAGTAAGAGTTTCATGGGGAATGGAATCTGGTGAGCTATTCAGTGTGGGAATAGGGCTTAAAGCCTATGACAGAGAGGGCCTGCTGGCAGATATAATAAACCGCATAAGAGAAAAACATGTTCAACTTGCAGGAGTTACCTCCCGAGTGGACGATGTTGGGATAGCACGTATTTCTATAGGCATAAACGTTTCCGACCTTAAGCAACTAAAAGATGTCATGTCTCACATAAAAAAGGAAAAAGGAGTCTTGGAAGTTCACAGAGAAAGAGGTGGAATCATTGAGGGCGGTAGTTCAAAGAGTTAATTGGGCAAAGGTAGAAGTTGAAGAAAAAATTGTGGGAGAGATAAAAAAAGGATTGTTGGTTTTTTTAGGTGTTGGACAAGAAGATACCCAAAAAGATTTGGAATGGATGGTGAATAAGATTCCAAATCTAAGGGTTTTTGAAGATGAAGATGAAAAGATGAACAAGTCGTTGATGGATATAAAGGGGGAAATGTTGGTGGTTTCTCAATTTACCCTTTATGGCGATTGTAGAAGAGGAAGAAGGCCTTCTTTCTCATCAGCGGCTCCCGCAGATAAAGCGAAAAAGATGTATGAAGATTTTTGCGACATGGTGGAGAAAGCCCATGGGATAAAGGTTGAAAAAGGTGTATTTCAAGCCGACATGAAAGTTTCACTTTTGAACGATGGACCTGTTACCCTTTTGTTAGAATCCAAAGGGACTTTTTAAGGAAAGGGCACTTGATCAGGACTTTATGTTTATGGTAAAATCTTTGACGTAAGAATGCGGGCATAGCTCAGATGGTAGAGCATCGGCCTTCCAAGCCGAGTGTCGCGGGTTCGAATCCCGTTGCTCGCTCCAAAAACGGGCATCTAAGATGCCCGTTTTTCAAATGAAAGCGGGGAAGGATATTGCTTGCTGTAAAACTAATTTTCGTAATTTTGGGAACGATAGCTTACATATATATGGGAATAAGAATTTTAAAAATGCGAGTTAAATTCACGGCATTCGTGTATTTTCTCTTACTTTCCGTTTTCATTCTTTCCGTGGTTTTTGATAACAACATCTTCATCTTCACATGGTCATCTTTCAGCCTTTTAGTTTCTGCCCTTATTTTCATAATGGCCCGCTGAATCTCCGAATTGTGAAATTTATAAAACAAGGTTAGAAAATGCACAGATGTGTTGAAAACGTTGAATATACTTTGTTTTTCTTTCACTTTTCCTCTTGAAGTTTCTGTCAAAACATATGAAGACACCATACAAGATGCGAAATAACAGAGTTGGAGGCACACGATGTGCCGAGAAAGCGAATCTAACAGGATGTTTGTATGCAGCG encodes:
- the dtd gene encoding D-aminoacyl-tRNA deacylase, producing the protein MRAVVQRVNWAKVEVEEKIVGEIKKGLLVFLGVGQEDTQKDLEWMVNKIPNLRVFEDEDEKMNKSLMDIKGEMLVVSQFTLYGDCRRGRRPSFSSAAPADKAKKMYEDFCDMVEKAHGIKVEKGVFQADMKVSLLNDGPVTLLLESKGTF